The Alkalilimnicola sp. S0819 genome includes a window with the following:
- a CDS encoding type II toxin-antitoxin system RelE/ParE family toxin, which yields MIKSFRHKGLRRFYQSGSLAGIQAQHAKRLRMQLAALDTAASVDDMDIPGFRLHPLKGSASARWSVWVSGNWRLTFEFRDGNAYVLDYEDYH from the coding sequence ATGATCAAGTCGTTCCGACACAAGGGACTACGGCGCTTCTACCAGTCCGGAAGCCTTGCCGGGATCCAAGCGCAGCACGCCAAGCGGCTACGGATGCAGTTGGCGGCCCTCGACACTGCCGCTAGCGTGGACGACATGGACATCCCCGGCTTCCGTCTGCACCCATTGAAGGGCAGCGCCAGCGCACGCTGGTCGGTCTGGGTAAGCGGGAACTGGCGTTTGACGTTCGAGTTTCGTGATGGCAACGCCTACGTTTTGGATTACGAGGACTATCACTGA
- a CDS encoding HigA family addiction module antitoxin has product MAMHNPPHPGEFIREVYLEPFGLSARHLAAKLKVSPSTVARVLQGRSAVSPEMALRLSKAVGRSPESWLAMQDMHDLWAARLRVNLDGVEQLQFEEPENGMQPTR; this is encoded by the coding sequence ATGGCTATGCACAATCCACCGCATCCGGGCGAGTTCATCCGCGAGGTCTACCTCGAGCCGTTCGGACTGAGCGCGCGGCACCTGGCGGCGAAGCTCAAGGTTTCGCCCTCTACCGTTGCGCGGGTCCTCCAGGGCCGGAGCGCGGTTAGCCCCGAGATGGCGTTGCGTCTTTCCAAGGCCGTGGGCCGCTCCCCGGAAAGCTGGCTTGCCATGCAGGACATGCACGATCTCTGGGCTGCGCGGTTGAGAGTGAACCTGGACGGCGTCGAGCAACTGCAGTTCGAAGAGCCCGAGAACGGGATGCAGCCGACGCGCTAA
- a CDS encoding elongation factor P hydroxylase: MAALSATTHDPDDLIRLFAACFEHSHNTVLLRGGGEPLYLPADHDHPRHRVIFAHGFYASALHETAHWCIAGADRRTRVDYGYWYAPDGRDAEQQALFEQVEARPQALEWAFSIAAGFRFRVSVDNLDGAPVDREAFARRVHEALTAYAQRDFPPRAQCFIEALEGFYGRRFSLPAL, encoded by the coding sequence ATGGCCGCCCTGTCCGCGACAACGCACGACCCCGATGACCTGATCCGCCTGTTCGCCGCCTGCTTCGAGCACAGCCACAATACCGTGCTGCTGCGTGGCGGGGGCGAGCCCTTGTATCTGCCGGCCGACCACGATCATCCGCGCCATCGGGTGATCTTCGCCCACGGGTTCTATGCCAGCGCCTTGCACGAGACGGCCCACTGGTGCATTGCCGGGGCAGATCGCCGGACGCGGGTGGATTACGGTTACTGGTACGCGCCGGACGGGCGAGACGCCGAGCAGCAGGCGCTGTTCGAGCAGGTGGAGGCCCGGCCCCAGGCGCTGGAATGGGCGTTTTCCATTGCCGCCGGCTTTCGGTTCCGGGTGAGCGTGGACAATCTGGACGGCGCGCCGGTGGATCGGGAGGCCTTCGCCCGGCGGGTGCACGAGGCCTTGACGGCATATGCGCAGCGGGACTTCCCGCCCCGGGCGCAGTGTTTCATCGAGGCGCTGGAGGGGTTTTATGGTCGGCGGTTTTCTTTGCCGGCACTTTGA
- a CDS encoding FKBP-type peptidyl-prolyl cis-trans isomerase: protein MNIAKDRVIQFHYTLKDEAGAELESSRQGEPMAYLHGHGGIIPGLEEALEGKGAGESLSVTVPPEKGYGPRRDDMVQRVPLKHLQGAKRWRVGMIASVQTERGPRQVVIVKLGRFNADVDFNHPMAGRTLTFELDILDVREASTEELAHGHAHGVGGHQH, encoded by the coding sequence ATGAATATTGCCAAAGATCGGGTCATTCAATTCCATTACACGCTGAAGGATGAAGCCGGCGCCGAGCTGGAAAGCTCCCGCCAGGGGGAACCCATGGCCTATCTCCACGGCCATGGGGGCATCATTCCGGGGCTGGAAGAGGCACTGGAGGGCAAGGGCGCGGGCGAGAGCCTGAGCGTCACCGTACCGCCGGAGAAGGGGTACGGCCCGCGCCGGGATGACATGGTGCAGCGGGTCCCGCTAAAGCATCTGCAGGGGGCGAAGCGCTGGCGCGTGGGGATGATCGCCAGTGTGCAGACCGAGCGCGGGCCGCGCCAGGTGGTCATCGTCAAGCTGGGCCGCTTCAATGCCGATGTGGATTTCAACCACCCTATGGCGGGCCGGACGCTGACCTTCGAGCTGGATATTCTGGACGTGCGCGAGGCGAGCACGGAAGAGCTCGCCCACGGTCATGCGCATGGCGTGGGCGGTCACCAGCACTGA
- a CDS encoding LemA family protein, giving the protein MLRAAVLSLLWLFLAAVSALLGAWALQQGFDTLKVFRQMELIPRAELAAALPGELNGAGYARVYRRTLNAPDTGTRSLYYRYTVERRERDAEGNTRWVTVRDQQQAVPFTLEDGTGEIRVQPGNLRADLAADHETIRGNRRYREYRIEPGDRVHVLGYARVATDGSLELGFTAPGSYQPTLSDRTETETRRRHAFHSLLLMLAGMSGLSLAAMLLCFALRVHQTALLLGVTASVLITLIVSLGLRTARQDAQDALAYQQRLDAVGEQLVGQLFQQHNLYWNGDWQALADEQPRQAALPEYDRYRVDRMRLYLHRASLRSQQLAERWPEAWFLPAELPEPRPLHPRERSELQRLEAQFQPTRLAHWQGLLLGLGGLLGAALLGGWGFRHVRLKRLIENLPFTPLQGVSYGLTEVQGTVRAPDGEQALAGPLTGRPCVSYEYRVQERRGSGKNQRWVTIEKRAQRMPFMLTDRDERLRVDPDGAEIISRHRDKRRQGRLRYFETRLEPGDWLYALGNARLSEADDALELAEGEADSPYLLSNYSEREVMLRKARLGFLLLVLGMSGGASLALGLAGGLGAFGALPWLLCAAVPLLYAVLVLAALMYNDLIFLRQRIRATWGNIEVALRKRFDLIPNLQAAVRGYMDHERGLQTQLVKLRGQLDQAHFSEAESEAVLSTEHAVKRHLMALVERYPELKADEGLRRLMRSLSRLEQEVAAMRAGYFNAQERYDTRRTQFPEVLIARLFRFGNLEAGRV; this is encoded by the coding sequence ATGCTTCGCGCCGCCGTCCTGAGCCTGCTCTGGCTTTTCCTTGCCGCCGTCAGTGCCCTGCTGGGCGCCTGGGCTCTGCAGCAGGGCTTCGACACTCTCAAGGTGTTCCGCCAGATGGAGCTCATTCCCCGAGCCGAACTGGCCGCCGCCCTGCCCGGCGAATTGAACGGCGCCGGCTACGCACGCGTGTACCGGCGCACACTGAACGCCCCGGACACCGGCACTCGAAGCCTCTATTACCGCTATACGGTAGAGCGACGGGAGCGGGATGCCGAGGGCAACACCCGCTGGGTCACGGTACGAGACCAGCAGCAGGCGGTGCCCTTCACCCTGGAAGACGGCACCGGCGAGATACGCGTGCAACCCGGGAACCTGCGTGCCGACCTGGCCGCCGATCACGAAACCATCCGCGGCAACCGGCGATACCGAGAATACCGAATAGAACCCGGCGACCGCGTTCACGTACTCGGCTATGCCCGCGTGGCTACGGACGGCAGCCTGGAGCTGGGCTTCACGGCTCCCGGCAGCTACCAGCCCACGCTCTCCGATCGCACGGAAACGGAGACCCGCCGCCGGCATGCCTTCCACAGCCTGCTGCTGATGCTCGCCGGTATGAGCGGCCTGAGCCTGGCGGCCATGCTGCTGTGTTTCGCCCTGCGGGTGCACCAGACCGCACTGCTGCTGGGCGTCACCGCCAGCGTGCTGATCACTCTGATCGTCTCACTGGGGCTGCGCACCGCGCGTCAGGATGCGCAGGATGCGCTGGCCTACCAGCAACGCCTGGATGCTGTGGGCGAGCAGTTGGTGGGCCAGCTATTCCAGCAACACAATCTCTACTGGAATGGCGACTGGCAGGCACTGGCCGACGAGCAGCCGCGCCAGGCAGCCTTGCCGGAGTACGATCGCTACCGCGTGGACCGCATGCGCCTGTACCTGCACCGCGCCAGCCTGCGCAGCCAACAACTGGCCGAGCGCTGGCCGGAAGCCTGGTTCCTGCCCGCGGAACTGCCCGAGCCGCGGCCCCTGCACCCGCGGGAGCGGTCGGAGCTCCAGCGCCTGGAGGCGCAGTTCCAGCCCACCCGTCTCGCCCACTGGCAGGGTCTGCTGTTGGGGTTGGGCGGCCTGCTGGGGGCGGCGCTGCTGGGCGGCTGGGGCTTTCGCCATGTACGCCTCAAGCGCCTGATCGAGAACCTGCCCTTCACGCCACTGCAGGGTGTGAGCTACGGGCTGACCGAAGTGCAGGGCACGGTACGCGCCCCCGACGGCGAGCAGGCCCTCGCGGGGCCACTCACCGGACGGCCTTGCGTGAGCTATGAATACCGGGTGCAGGAGCGCCGCGGCAGTGGCAAGAACCAGCGCTGGGTGACCATCGAGAAACGCGCCCAGCGCATGCCGTTCATGCTCACGGACCGGGACGAGCGCCTGCGGGTGGACCCCGACGGCGCCGAGATCATCAGCCGCCACCGCGACAAACGGCGCCAGGGGCGCCTGCGCTACTTCGAGACCCGGCTGGAGCCCGGCGACTGGCTCTATGCGCTGGGCAACGCGCGGCTCAGTGAGGCGGATGACGCCCTGGAGCTCGCCGAGGGCGAGGCCGACAGCCCCTACCTGCTGAGCAACTACAGCGAACGGGAGGTGATGCTGCGCAAGGCCCGACTGGGCTTTCTGCTGCTGGTGCTGGGCATGAGCGGCGGCGCATCCCTGGCCCTGGGACTGGCCGGCGGCCTGGGCGCCTTCGGCGCACTGCCCTGGCTGCTCTGCGCCGCCGTGCCGTTGCTCTACGCGGTGCTGGTGCTGGCCGCCCTGATGTACAACGATCTGATCTTCCTTCGCCAACGCATTCGCGCCACCTGGGGCAATATCGAGGTCGCCCTGCGCAAACGCTTCGACCTGATCCCCAACCTGCAGGCGGCGGTGCGCGGCTACATGGACCATGAACGGGGCCTGCAGACTCAGCTGGTCAAGTTGCGCGGGCAGCTGGACCAGGCCCACTTCAGCGAAGCCGAGAGCGAGGCGGTGTTAAGCACGGAACACGCCGTCAAGCGCCACCTGATGGCACTGGTGGAGCGCTACCCGGAACTCAAGGCCGACGAGGGCCTGCGCCGCTTGATGCGCTCACTGAGCAGGCTGGAGCAGGAAGTGGCGGCCATGCGGGCAGGTTACTTCAACGCCCAGGAGCGCTACGACACCCGCCGGACACAATTCCCCGAGGTGCTCATCGCCCGCCTGTTCCGCTTCGGCAACCTGGAAGCCGGCCGAGTCTGA
- the leuA gene encoding 2-isopropylmalate synthase — protein sequence MSRRSFEKYRPYAPVALPDRQWPSRVIDRAPTWCSVDLRDGNQALIEPMNAERKHRMFDMLVSLGFKEIEVGFPAASQTDYDFVRELIEQERIPRDVTIQVLTQSREHLIRRSFEAVRGARRVIMHLYNSTSTVQRRVVFGLDRAGIVRIAEEGARLVAEEAAAQPDTDWVFQYSPESFTGTELDFAVEIVDAVNAIWQPTPERPSIINLPATVEMATPNVYADQIEWFGRHVANRESIVLSVHPHNDRGTGVAAAELAVMAGADRVEGTLFGNGERTGNVDIVTLAMNLHTQGVDPELDFSDINPVIRCAEYCNQLPVHPRHPYAGELVFTAFSGSHQDAINKGFKARAQAPDGYWEVPYLPIDPQDLGRSYEAVIRINSQSGKGGIAYVLERDHGLEMPRRMQIEFSQVVQAVTDRSGRELTAEEIWQACRREYLENAEPLVLLDYREATEADRRDRLSARVRFQGEEHLISARGNGPLEAFVNALRDGLGLELEVADYREHAVGRGAKAQAVAYVEVQTGDGFSLFGMGRDGNILTASLQALTSAVNRADRAGRLGRVESRAREA from the coding sequence ATGAGCCGCCGCAGTTTCGAGAAATACCGCCCCTACGCCCCCGTCGCCCTGCCCGATCGCCAGTGGCCGAGCCGGGTCATCGACCGCGCCCCCACCTGGTGCAGCGTGGACCTGCGCGACGGCAACCAGGCCCTGATCGAACCCATGAACGCCGAGCGCAAGCACCGCATGTTCGACATGCTGGTGAGCCTCGGCTTCAAGGAAATCGAGGTAGGCTTCCCCGCCGCCTCCCAGACCGACTACGACTTCGTGCGCGAACTCATCGAGCAGGAACGCATCCCCCGGGACGTCACCATCCAGGTGCTCACCCAGTCCCGGGAGCACCTGATCCGCCGCAGCTTCGAGGCCGTGCGCGGGGCGCGCCGGGTGATCATGCATCTCTACAATTCCACCTCCACGGTGCAGCGCCGGGTGGTGTTCGGCCTGGACCGGGCGGGAATCGTGCGGATCGCCGAGGAAGGCGCGCGCCTGGTCGCCGAGGAAGCCGCGGCCCAGCCCGATACCGACTGGGTGTTCCAGTACTCTCCCGAGAGCTTCACCGGCACCGAGCTGGATTTCGCCGTGGAGATCGTCGACGCGGTGAACGCCATCTGGCAACCCACGCCGGAACGGCCCAGCATCATCAACCTGCCGGCCACGGTGGAAATGGCCACCCCCAACGTCTATGCCGACCAGATCGAGTGGTTCGGCCGCCATGTGGCGAACCGCGAGAGCATCGTACTCAGCGTGCACCCGCACAATGACAGGGGCACTGGCGTGGCCGCCGCGGAGCTGGCGGTGATGGCCGGCGCGGACCGGGTGGAAGGCACCCTGTTCGGCAACGGCGAGCGCACCGGCAATGTGGACATCGTCACCCTGGCGATGAACCTGCACACCCAGGGCGTGGACCCGGAGCTGGATTTCTCCGACATCAACCCGGTGATCCGCTGCGCCGAGTACTGCAACCAGTTGCCGGTGCACCCGCGCCACCCTTACGCCGGGGAGCTGGTGTTCACCGCCTTCTCCGGCTCCCACCAGGACGCCATCAACAAGGGCTTCAAGGCCCGCGCCCAGGCGCCCGACGGCTACTGGGAGGTGCCCTACCTGCCCATCGACCCGCAGGATCTGGGCCGCAGCTACGAGGCGGTGATCCGCATCAACAGCCAATCCGGCAAGGGCGGCATCGCGTATGTGCTGGAACGAGACCACGGCCTGGAGATGCCCAGGCGCATGCAGATCGAGTTCAGCCAGGTGGTGCAGGCGGTGACCGACCGCAGCGGGCGGGAACTCACCGCCGAGGAGATCTGGCAGGCCTGTCGGCGGGAGTACCTGGAGAACGCCGAACCCCTGGTGTTGCTCGATTACCGTGAAGCCACCGAGGCCGACCGGCGGGACCGCCTCAGCGCCCGGGTGCGCTTCCAGGGCGAAGAGCACCTGATCAGCGCCCGGGGCAACGGGCCGCTGGAGGCCTTCGTCAACGCCCTGCGCGATGGTCTCGGTCTGGAGCTGGAGGTGGCCGACTACCGCGAGCACGCGGTGGGCCGGGGCGCGAAGGCCCAGGCCGTGGCCTACGTGGAAGTGCAGACCGGTGACGGCTTCAGCTTGTTCGGCATGGGCCGAGACGGAAACATCCTCACCGCGTCCCTGCAGGCGCTCACGAGCGCCGTGAACCGCGCAGACCGAGCCGGCCGCCTCGGCCGCGTGGAGTCCCGGGCGCGGGAGGCCTGA